Genomic window (Corynebacterium simulans):
AGGGCCGCTTGCTCATTACCTTCGAGGAAGTAAAAGACCGAACCGCAGCCGATAGCCTGCGCGGCACCCAATTTTTTGCGCCGCCATTGGATAACCCAGACGACGAAGGTTTCTACGACCACGAGCTCGAGGGTCTGCGCGTCATCCACGAGGGGGCCGACATCGGTGAGGTTACCGGCGTCACCCACGGCCCGGTGCAGTCCTTGTTGTCGGTCAGCCTAGAAAACGGCAAGAAAGCGTTGATTCCTTTCGTTGAGGAGATTGTCCCCGAGGTCGATCTTGAGGAAGGTACCTGCACGATTACGCCACCGGAAGGATTGCTAGAGCTGTGAGGCTAGACGTCGTCACAATTTTCCCTGAATACCTAGACCCGCTGCGCCATGCTCTGCTGGGTAAGGCCATCGAACAAGGCAAGCTTTCGGTGGGCGTGCACGATCTGCGCGGCTGGGCCACCGATACACATAAGTCGGTGGATGATTCGCCCTTCGGCGGCGGTCCCGGCATGGTGATGAAGCCGGAGGTCTGGGGCCCTGCGCTTGACGACGTCGCCAGTGGCGCCGCGCACACCACGGACTTGGAATCCTCGCTCCCGCACCTGAACAAGCCGCGCCACGACGACGTCGAGGGCGTCGAAGCGAAAGCCTATGCACGTCCAGCGGGCGCATCCGCCGGCGCGAATGAGGCTGCGGAGGACGAGTCCTTGCCGCTGCTTATCGTCCCGACGCCTGCCGGAAAACCTTTCACGCAGGCAGACGCCCAAGAGTGGTCCAATGAGGAA
Coding sequences:
- the rimM gene encoding ribosome maturation factor RimM (Essential for efficient processing of 16S rRNA) — encoded protein: MELMIGRVIKSHGIKGELSVEATTDEPEIRFAVGEVLHGRQGKKEHDLTIKAVRAHKGRLLITFEEVKDRTAADSLRGTQFFAPPLDNPDDEGFYDHELEGLRVIHEGADIGEVTGVTHGPVQSLLSVSLENGKKALIPFVEEIVPEVDLEEGTCTITPPEGLLEL
- the trmD gene encoding tRNA (guanosine(37)-N1)-methyltransferase TrmD — its product is MRLDVVTIFPEYLDPLRHALLGKAIEQGKLSVGVHDLRGWATDTHKSVDDSPFGGGPGMVMKPEVWGPALDDVASGAAHTTDLESSLPHLNKPRHDDVEGVEAKAYARPAGASAGANEAAEDESLPLLIVPTPAGKPFTQADAQEWSNEEHIVFACGRYEGIDQRVIDDAAQRYRVREVSIGDYVLIGGEVAVLVMAEAIVRLIPGVLGNRRSHEEDSFSDGLLEGPSYTKPREWRGLAVPEVLTSGNHALVDKWRREQSLRRTFERRPELLDGVELDKADRKYLEQLRNGS